A stretch of DNA from Vicinamibacterales bacterium:
CGAACAGGCGATGCTGCTGGCGCTGGAGGAAACCGAGAACGCGCTCGTGACCTATCGCGAGCGGCAGGAGCGGCTGGTGAAGCTGACCGACGAAGTGCGTGCCAGCGCGCGCGCCGCCGACATCGCCCGGGCGCGCTATCGCGAAGGCGTGTCGGAGTTCCTCTCGCTCCTCGACGCGGAGCGCACGCAGCTGCAGGCGGAGAGCAGCGCCGCCGCAGCGGAAGCGGACCTCTTCACCGCATTCGTCGGCCTGTATCGCGCCGTCGGCGGTCTGTGATGCGCGCGGCCGCGCCGGCGAGAGCGCCGCCGACGCGTCGGATCGCGCTCTCACGTCAACCGTAACGACCTCAGCCGCACTTTTTCCTCACCTCATCCGCAATTACCGCGTGCGCATCCGCACACGCTTCGGTACCCTTGAAGGGATCCGCAATTCAACACTGATCTGACGCCGGTCCCCGGGCCGATCCGGCCCCACGGCTGTACCGAATTCTCAAACATGTTCGAACTCCGGCTCCCCCGTCTGGTTCTCGTCCTTGCTGCGTCGCTGCTCGCGCTGAGCGCCGTCCATCCCGTCGAAGCGCAGGCGCCCGTCCTCCCCGCGCAGGAGCGCCTCTGCGATCCCGCGTTCGAGGACTGCCGCGCCGACATCCTCACCTACATCCAGCAGGAAACCGTCGCCATCGACATGGCCTACTGGATGATGACCGACGCGCGCTACGCCAACGCGCTGGTCGCGGCATGGAACCGCGGCGTCAGGATCCGGCTGCTGATGGATCCGCGCTGCGCCCCGGCGCACCCGGCCTGCGTGGCGCAGAACGATCAGCTCCGCCTCGCCGGCATCCCGATGCGGCAGCGCCAGGCGAGCGGCATCCTGCACTGGAAGGCGATCATCTTCGTCGGCCAGGGGCAGGTCGAGTTCGCCGGCACCAACTACGCGCCGTTCGAGATGTCGCCGGAGATCCCGTTCGTCAACTACACCGACGAGATCGTCGCCTTCACCAAAGAGCCGTCGCTGGTGCAGAGCTTCATGACGAAGTTCGACGACATGTGGATCAGCGACGACGAGTTCGCCGATCACGCGAACGTCGCCCGGCCGCTGACGCGCAGCTTCCCGGTCTCGCCGATCGACCCGGAGCTGAACTTTCCGCCCGACGAGAGCTTCCGCAGCCGCTCCGTCGCCGCCTACGACGCCGAAGACCGCCGGATCGACGCGGTGATGTTCCGGATCACGGACGGCGCGCATCCGGAGGCGATGCTGCGCGCCCGGCAGCGGGGCGTCGACGTCCGGCTGATCACCGACGAGACCGAATACCGCAACCGCGCCCGGCTGATGGACGCCTACTACGTCGATCTGCTGTACGCCGGCGGCATTCCGATCCGGGTCGACGCGCATCTCGGGATCAACCACCAGAAGTCGGTCGTGCTGCACGGCACGGGGACCTCGATCATCGGCTCGTCCAACTGGACCGACGCGTCCGATCGGAGCCAGCGCGAGCACAACTACTTCACGGTGAAGCCGTGGATCTTCGAGTGGCTGACGGCGCAGTTCGAGCGCAAGTGGACCAACGGCAGCGGGTTCGCCGAGACCAAGCCGTTCGTCCCGCTGCCGCCGGACGCGCCGGTGCCGCAGGCTCCGGCGCAGGGCGCCGCCGCCGTGCCGGTCACCGGCGCCGCGCTCTCGTGGTACGCAGGCGTCTGGGCCCATAAATACGACATCTACTTCGGCACCTCGCCCGACCCGCCGCTGCTGCACGCGAACCTGCCGCTCGGCCCCAGCCAGTCCGGCGGCGATCACCGCACCGTCGCGCTGCCGGCGCTCGATCCCGGCACGACCTACTACTGGAAGGTCGTCTCGAAGACGATGGCGAACGTGACCGCCGCGGGTCCGGTGCACGCCTTCACGACCGCCGGGGCGGCGACGGACGCGGTGACGCCGAGCGTGACGATCACCGTGGTGCGGCGGCCCTACCTGCAGCAGCCCACGGCCAGCTCGATGGTGATCGTGTGGGCGACGCGCGAGTCCGGCGCCGCATCCGTCCGCTACGGCGCGGCGGCCGGCTCGACGCGCACGTCCGCGTCCGCGACGTCGCGCCTGGTGACCGCGGCCGCCAGCGGCCTGTCGTTCGATTACTACCAGCACAGCGCGACGCTCACCGGGCTGTCGGCCAGCACCACCTACGCGTACCAGCCGATGGTGGGCACCGCCGCCGCGGGGCCGGAAACGACCTTCAAGACCGCCCCGCCGAGCGGCGGCGGATCGATCTCGTTCATCGCGTTCGCCGACAGCGGCACCGGGTCCGCCGAACAGCGGCAGCTCGCGGACGTGATGTCGCGCGACGCGTTCGACCTCGCCGTCCACGCCGGCGACATCGCCTACGGCAACAGCGGCGGCACCGGCGACGCGACCTATGCCACCTACCAGTCGTACTTCTTCGACGTCTACAACTGGCTGCCGGCGAAGCCGTTCGTGCCGGTGGAGGGGAACCACGACAGCCGCCCGAGCAACGGCGACGGCAAGGCGTATCTCGACATCTTCGAGCTGCCGCGCAACGGCGCGTCCAGCGCGTTCCCCGATCACGCCGAGCGGTATTACAGCTTCGACTACGGGCCGGTGCACTTCGTGGCGCTCGACACCGAGTTCGCCTTCCAGGACACGACCCGGCGAGCCGAGCAGCTGCGCTGGCTCGACGCCGACCTGCGATCGACCACCCAGCCATGGATCGTCGCCGTGCTGCACCGCGCGCCGTACAGCTCCGGCGGGGAGCACGGATCGTCACTCGACGTGCGCGCGGCGTTCGGGCCGCTGTTCGAGCGCTACGGCGTCGACGTCGTCCTGTCGGCGCACGAGCACACCTACGAGCGCACCGTGCCGATCCGCGAGAGCACCAACACCGCCGACGCGTTCGTCACCTACATCGTGACCGGCGGCGGGGGCGCGCCGCTCTATCCGGCCGGCACCAGCAGCTGGACGGCCTTCAGCGCCTCGATCCACCAGTACATGAAGATCGCCGCGGACGCGTGCACGCTCACCCTCAACGCGGTGGGGCTGAGCGGCGCCGCGGCCGATTCGGCCAGCATCGATCGCTGCGGCGGCCAGCCAGGCACGCTGCCGGCGGGCTGGAGCCACGCCGACGTCGGCAACACCGGCGCGGCCGGTTCGGCGACGGCGAGCGGCGGAACCTTCACCGTCACCGGCGCGGGGGCGGACGTCTGGGGCACCGCGGACGCCTTCCACTACGCGTACCGCACGCTCGACGGCGACGGCTCGATCGTCGCGCGCGTGAGCACGATTCAGAACGTCAACGCCTGGACCAAGGCCGGCGTCATGATCCGCAACTCGCTGTCGCCGTCCGCGGCGCAGGCGTTCATGGTGGTGGCGGCGTCGCCGCTGAAGGGCGTGCCGTTCCAGCGGCGGCCCGTCGACGGCGGCGCCAGCGTCAGCACGTCCGGCAGCCAGAGCACCGCGCCGCGCTGGGTGAAGCTGGTCCGCGCCGGCAATCTGATCACCGGCTACGAATCGGCGGACGGCGTGACGTGGACCACGGTCGGCAGCGACACGTTCGCGATGGGCTCGACGGTCCTGGTCGGACTCGCCGTCTCGAGCCACGTGACCGGCGTCAACGCGACCGCCACGTTCGACAACGTGACGGTGACGGCAACAGCGCCGCCGCCGCCGAACGTTCCGCCGGCGGTGTCGATTACCGCGCCGGCGTCAGGCGCGCGCTTCACCGCACCGGCCGCGGTGACGGTGACGGCTGCCGCGTCCGACAGCGACGGCACGGTCGCCAGGGTGGATTTCTTCGCCGGCAGCACGGCGATCGGGACCGCCACCACCGCACCGTACTCGGTGACCTGGTCCGGCGTTCCTGCGGGCACCTACACGATCACCGCGATCGCCACGGACAACGCGTCGGCGCAGACGACGTCGAGCGCGGTCACCATTACGGTCGATGCGGCGCCGCCGGCCTCGACGCTGCCGAGCGGCTGGAGCCACGCGGATATCGGCAACACCGGCGCCGCCGGCGACGCCGGCGCCGCGGGCGGCACGTTCACGGTGAAGGGGGCCGGCGCCGACGTGTGGGGCACCGCGGACGCGTTCCAGTACGCCTATCGCACGCTGACCGGGGACGGCTCGATCGTCGCGCGGGTGGCGACGATCGAGAACGTGAACGCCTGGACGAAAGCCGGCGTCATGATCCGCAATTCCACCTCGCCGTCGGCGGCGCACGCGTTCATGGTCGTCGCCGCGTCGCCGCTCAAGGGGGTGCCGTTCCAGCGCCGCACGGCGGACGGCGGCGGCAGCACGAGTACGGCGGGCAGCCAGTCGACCGCGCCGCGCTGGGTGAAGCTGGTGCGCACCGGCAACGTCATCACCGGCTACGAATCGCCCGACGGCGTCGCGTGGACGGCGGTGAGCAGCGACACCTTCGCGATGGGGCAGACGGTGCTGATCGGCCTTGCCGTCTCGAGCCACGTGACCGGCGTCAACGCGACGGCGACGTTCGACAACGTGACGGTCGCGGCGGCGAGCGCTCCCCCGCCGCCTGCACCCGCGCTTCCCGACGGATGGACGCACGCCGACGTCGGATACACCGGCGTCACCGGCGACGCGACCGCGGCGAACGGCACCTTCACCGTGACCGGCGGCGGCGCCGACGTGTGGGGCACGGCCGATGCCCTCCAGTACGCCTACCGCACGCTCACCGGCGACGGCACCATCGTCGCGCGCGTCGCGACGATCCAGAACGTGCACGCGTGGACCAAGGCGGGGGTCATGATCCGCAATTCCAACTCGCCGTCGGCGGCCCAGGCGTTCATGCTGGTCGCCGCGTCGGCGACCAAAGGCGTGCCGTTCCAGCGGCGCACGTCGGACGGCAACATCACCGTCAGCACCGCCGGCAGCCAGTCCACCGTGCCGCGCTGGGTGAAGCTGGTGCGCGCCGGCAACGTCATCACCGGCTACGAGTCCCCCGACGGCCTCACGTGGACGATGGTCGGCAGCGATACGTTCGCCATGGGCCCGACCGTGCTGATCGGCCTGGGCGTGTCGAGCCACGTCAGCGGCGTCAGCGCGACCGCGACCTTCGACAACGTGACGATCACGCCCGGCGGCTGACGGGCGGGAATCGGCGCCGGCTTACAAAGCTGGCATCGGACTGGCGATATTGCGATCCCGCAGCCGGTTGGACTGATGTACGGCATGAAATTGCCGGATAATCCGCGACCGTGCTGGCACAGCACTTGAGCCTGCGGCAGGCATGCCTACGCCGCTCTTTGCGCTGTTCGTCCTCGCCGCAGCGGCGATTTACTTCATGACCCCCGAGGAACGGACGCGTCTGCTCCGGGCCTGCATCGCGGCGCTGAAGAACGCGGCGCATGCCGCGACGCATCCCGCCAAGCCTGACGACCCGTTCATCGACCTGCTGCGCACGCGAACGCGCTGGGTGGTCGTGACGCCGCTGCTCGTCGTCGTGCACGTGCTGGTCTTCATGCAGATGGCGTCCGCACCGGGCGCGATCTCCGACCCGCAGACGGCGATCGAGTGGGGGGCGAACTTCGCGCCGCGCACCACCAACAACGAGTGGCAGCGGCTGATCGTCTCGACGTTCCTTCACGCCGGCCTGCTGCACCTGCTCGCCACGATTGCCGGATTGCTCCTCCTCGGGTTCGTCCTCGAGCGCATCGTCGGCCGGGTGACCTTTGCGGCGATCTACGCGGCCTCCGGCCTGGCGGCGAGCGTCGTCAGCCTGTGGACGACGACGCCGACGGCCATCACGCTCGGGCCGTCGGGCGCGATCTTCGGCGTCTATGGGCTGCTGCTCGCGTCGCTCGTCTGGACGATCGTCGAACGGCCGCCGGTGCCGATTCCGCTGCCGGTGGTGAAGGCCTGCGCGGCCGCGGCGGTGCCGTTCTTCCTCTACAACGGGCTGACGGATCATTTGAGCAGCACGGCGGAACTGGCCGGTTGTGCGACCGGGCTGATCGGCGGCCTGCTGACGGTCCGCGGCCTGACGCGCGAGAAGCCGCCGCTGACGCGCACCGCCGTGCTCGCCGCGGCCACCGCGGCGGTGGCGATCGCGGCGGCATTGCCGCTCCGCGGCATCACCGACTTCCGCCCGCACATCGCGCAGATCGCGTCGCTCGAAGAGCGGACCACGACCACCTACGATCAGGCGGTGAGCGAGTTCCGGCTGGGACGGCTGTCGGCGAAGCGGCTGGCGCAGTTGATCGATCGCACCATCCTGCCTGACCTGCAGGGCGTGAAGAAGCGGCTGAGCGAAGTGCGCGGCGTGCCGCGCGAGCAGCAGCCGCTGGTCGACGCTGCGGACGCCTACCTGAAGCTGCGCGAGCAGTCGTGGCGGCGGCGCGCCGACGCGCTGCTCCGCTCGAACCTCGGCATGCTCCGCGAAGCGGAACGCACCGAGCGCTCGGCGCTGGAGGCGTTCCAGAAGATCGGTTCGCTGAGCGCCGCCGGCGCTACTTGAGCTTCAACTGCAGCGACGTCCCGGCCCGCCGGGTCAGCAGGCCCACCGCGCGCGTGCGCGCCTCGAATGCGGCGAGCTGCGACGGCGTCAGGAACGAGCCCGTGCCTGACACCTCCGCGATCAGTCCGTCGTAGAACAGCATGATCGCAAAGCTGGCGAGCACCTCGTCGGTGGTGAAGTTGCAGTGCTCGAAGCGATCGATCGGGATGTTCAGGTGGCGCGTCAGGTACGAGCCCGATGCCAGCGTCTTCAGCGCGTAAATCTGTTCGTGCCAGTACGGCACCTGCTGGTCGCGCAGCGTGTGCAGCGTGATCAGCGGCCGCTGCAGCACGCCGCTGGTCGAATACGCCGGCGAGTTCATCGCCGCCAGCGCCGCCGGACTCGCCGCGCGGCGCGGCACCAGCAGGTTCAGCAGCACGTCGCTGCTCGACCCGGTGTAGTAGCGCTTCGAGTTGTCGAACGGAAATCCGCCGATGGTCGCCACGGCGTCGAGCAGATTGACGACGCTGTAGCGGAGCGCGTCCTCGACCGACTGCTCCACCGTGAAGAGATAGTCGTCGGCGTCGTACGGCAGCCGCGCGACGCGGACCCACTGATCGAGCCGGCTGCGATTCGCCGGCGCCATCACGATCGGCTTGACGACGAACTCGTAGTAGTCGGGCCAGATCGCGAGCAGGTCCGGATCCGGGTTGAACGGATCGCCGGGGATCACGCCGGGGAAGAACACCTCGAAGGTCGCGCGCGCGTCGCCGAAGTAGTTGATCTGCGCCGGGAAGTTGCCGACCGGGCCGCACGCCGCGAGACCGGCGGAGAAGATGTCGGGCCGCTGCTCGAGCGCGAGCGCCGTGATGACCCCGCCTTCCGACGCGCCGACGAGGAAGACCTTCTGCGGCTGGCCCTTCTGCGCCGCGAAGACGCTCACCAGGTCGATGATGTCCTCTTTCCCCTGCGCGATCGCCATCCCGGTCTTGCGGTAGCTGTTGGTGGCGAACCCGAAGCCGAGGCCGTTGATCACTTCCGGGATGCAGAAGTCGCCGATGCACAGTTGATCTTCCGGAATGCTGACCGGCGTGCCGGCGTCCTGGAAGCCGTGCGCCCAGACCACCAGCATGCCGTTGTACTGATCGGGCGGCGGCATGCAGATGCGGTAGATCGAGCCGCTGGTCTGCAGCGCGTCGGGATCGCAGGTGGATTGCGCGCGCGCCGGCGCGGCGGTCAGCAACAGGGCGGCGAACAGGCATGCGGCGGACAGACGAACCATGGTTGGGATCTCCTGGCCCATCCTTGTAGCACATCCGCAGGCCGCTGGAAGGCGGTCGCGCGGCGAGGCGCGGAAGTCTGCCGAGAGGCAGAATTCCGCGCGGTCGGCGAACCGCGATCGGCTGACGCGCTCAGCGCGTATTGGTGAGCGTCAGGCGCCACTCGCTGCCGTCGGCTTCGAGATCCCAGTTGAGGAAATCGAGCGCGACGCGCGCCGCGTCGTCAGGCGTGTGGGCGATGGCGAGCAGGCGCGCGTTGCGCCCGCGGGCTTCGTCCCGTTCGTCGCCGTCGGCGGTCTCGACGGTGAAGATCGTCGCCGCGCACACGCCGCGCCACGCCTCGGAATCGAGGCAGTACACGCGGAACTCGCTGGCGGCATCCCACAACGATCGCAGCCGCAGGCGGCAGGCCTCGGGGAACTCGTCGCAGGCCAGCAGCACGGAGGACTGGTCCGCCGGATCCAGCGGCGGCCAGCCGGGAGGGAGCACCGGCGTCCGGTACGGCTCGGGATACGCGGTCACGCCGTGCCGGTGCTGGACGACGCGCGCGGATCGCGAGCGCCGCAGACGGATGGTCTCGTCGTTCACGGCTCGGTCACCTCCAACCGTACGCGCTCGGCGAGCGCGTTGGCTCGGCTCAGTTGCTCTTCGTAGAGCCGGATCCACATCGCCGCGGACCGGCTCAGATCTTCGTTCAGCGTCCGCTCGCGCGTCAATTCGTCGCGGAGGGTCGCAATCTCGGCGTTCAGGCGCAGGATTTCCCGGCCGCAGGCGCGGTGCTGGTCCCCCAGGCGCGGAATGGCTCCCCCGAAAGCGTGGGTACGGCGCGGCAGTCCGGTCACGGTGTCCCCCAGGAGGTACGGTGCGTTCATGCCTCCTATAACGCCGCAGTCCGGGGAAACGAACAGATCTAGCCGAAGGCGGGGTTTCGCCGGCGTTCCAGGGTTCCACGGACCCTCGGCGCCCAGGTGGCGCCGCGCGGCCGCGTCCCGGCCCCGGCCACGTACAACACGGTCTCGCTGACCCCGTCGATCCCAAGGTCCTGCTCGATCAGAGGGTCGTTCAGCCCCATGAGGCAGAACGGCGCCAGACCGCGCCAGGTGGCGGCCAGGCAGAAGGTCTGGCAGACGTGGCCCGCCTCCGCCAGCGCGGCCCGGTACGCCCGCGCATAGGGATAGCGCCAGACCTGCCGCTCGAGGACGGCGGTCAGCACGACGACGAACGCCGCCTGGGCGAAGTAGCGGCTCCGAGGCATCCACGCCTTCAGCCGCGCCGTCATGTCCCCCCCGCGGATCCGCTCCAGCCGATGCGCGTCCGACGCATAGTGGTACAGCCCCGGCCTGAGGCCTCGCACCCGCCGCGCGCACAGATAGGCTTCGATCGGGTGGCGGGCGCCGCCGGACGGCGAGGTCTTGAGGGGGAGACGACCGAATCTCGTGGGCACCCAGTGCTGCACGCCGACCGCCAGCGCCAGTGTGGTCGCCACGTCTTCGAGCGAGATCGGAGCGCGTCCGAACCGCCGCCAGGTCCGGCGGGCCAGCACGACCTGGGGGAACGCGCCCGCGTAATCGGGCGATGGCAGGGGAACCGTGGCCGCGCCGCGAATCCTCTTCGTCGGCGGCGGCATCCGCCGCTCCCGCGCACGCCGGTTGGCCATCGCGGTCGCGGCCGCCGGGGCGAGGAACCGTACCTGTTTGGTGGCCGCATGGAAGAACCCGGCCGCGGGGTTCCAGGTTTCCAGCGCGCTCATCGCGGCGTCTCGCGGGTCAGGCGGGCGGTCGGAGCGCTGCAGCAGCGAACAGGCGGTCAGGGCGCGGACGAGGCGGCGGAGCCGCTGCGGGTCGACGCCCAGGCGGCCGCTGAGTTGCTGGACGGTCTGCCACTCGGCGCAGGCGTCGAGGGTGCGCCAGACGTCCGGCCCGATCGCGGCGGCGCGGCCGCTGGCGTAGTTGTGCACCAGCAGCCGCGCGTCCTTCCAGTAGCCGACCAGGAAGGGCGATCGGCGAAAGCGAACGGGCACGGAGCGGAATTACGGAGTGGGAAACGCCATGTCGGGCCCGCAGCCGAACGGGTTCTCGGGATCGCAGATGTCGTCGAAGTCGGCCGACATGCGCTGCAGCCGTTCGAGCGTGTTCTTCGTGCGATCGGTCTGCGGCAACCCTCGCAGCGCCTCGATGACGCGCCCGATCTCGGCGCGAATCGGCTTGAGCTCGATCGACCCGCTGGTCGCCATGCCGAAGGCGGCACGCGTGCTGGTTCGGCTCTTGGTCTTGGATGTACCGCGCTTGGACCGCGACGTCGCGGTCTTTCGGCGCGACGAGGACTTGGCGCGCTTGCGCGGGGACGGACGGCGGGACTTGGCCACTCGATGCTCCTCGGAGATGACGCGAGTTTTGGCGAGAGTCTATCGGCCCGTCCCGTGAGCGTCAAGCAAGGGCCCGCTACGGGCGCCCCAGACGCGCGATCAGCTGCCGGAAGCGGGGATCGCCGCGGATCGAATCCAGCCGCGGATCCACGCCGATCCAGAGCACCGCCGGGTCGCGCGCGTCCACGGCGGCGGTCAGCAGATCGAGCGCCGCGTCACGCTCGCCGAGCGCGAGCCGGACGTAGGCTTCATGCGGGTCGGCGAGCGTCCGGCCGTCCGCCGCCAGGCGGTCCTGCAGCCGCGCGAGCGCGCTGCGTGCCGCCGCCGTCTGGCCTGCCAGCGCCCGCAGCCTCAAGGCCTGCGCGCGCCATGCGGGAGTCTCCGACAGTCGAATGGCGCGGTCGGTGAAGTCCATCGCGTTGGCCAGCCGGCCGCGCGCTTCCTCGATCCGGCCCAGCGTGAAATACGCCCCGGGGAATCGCGGATCCATCCGCGACGTCGCGTGCAGAATGTCCGCGGCCTCGTCGTAGCGGCGCTGGTAGTACGCCATCAGCCCTTGCGTCAGCGTGACCTCGGCGGTGAGCGGATCGACCGCCACGGCTCCGTCCGCGTGCTGCCGCGCCTCGTCGGTGCGCCCGAGCG
This window harbors:
- a CDS encoding phospholipase D-like domain-containing protein, which produces MFELRLPRLVLVLAASLLALSAVHPVEAQAPVLPAQERLCDPAFEDCRADILTYIQQETVAIDMAYWMMTDARYANALVAAWNRGVRIRLLMDPRCAPAHPACVAQNDQLRLAGIPMRQRQASGILHWKAIIFVGQGQVEFAGTNYAPFEMSPEIPFVNYTDEIVAFTKEPSLVQSFMTKFDDMWISDDEFADHANVARPLTRSFPVSPIDPELNFPPDESFRSRSVAAYDAEDRRIDAVMFRITDGAHPEAMLRARQRGVDVRLITDETEYRNRARLMDAYYVDLLYAGGIPIRVDAHLGINHQKSVVLHGTGTSIIGSSNWTDASDRSQREHNYFTVKPWIFEWLTAQFERKWTNGSGFAETKPFVPLPPDAPVPQAPAQGAAAVPVTGAALSWYAGVWAHKYDIYFGTSPDPPLLHANLPLGPSQSGGDHRTVALPALDPGTTYYWKVVSKTMANVTAAGPVHAFTTAGAATDAVTPSVTITVVRRPYLQQPTASSMVIVWATRESGAASVRYGAAAGSTRTSASATSRLVTAAASGLSFDYYQHSATLTGLSASTTYAYQPMVGTAAAGPETTFKTAPPSGGGSISFIAFADSGTGSAEQRQLADVMSRDAFDLAVHAGDIAYGNSGGTGDATYATYQSYFFDVYNWLPAKPFVPVEGNHDSRPSNGDGKAYLDIFELPRNGASSAFPDHAERYYSFDYGPVHFVALDTEFAFQDTTRRAEQLRWLDADLRSTTQPWIVAVLHRAPYSSGGEHGSSLDVRAAFGPLFERYGVDVVLSAHEHTYERTVPIRESTNTADAFVTYIVTGGGGAPLYPAGTSSWTAFSASIHQYMKIAADACTLTLNAVGLSGAAADSASIDRCGGQPGTLPAGWSHADVGNTGAAGSATASGGTFTVTGAGADVWGTADAFHYAYRTLDGDGSIVARVSTIQNVNAWTKAGVMIRNSLSPSAAQAFMVVAASPLKGVPFQRRPVDGGASVSTSGSQSTAPRWVKLVRAGNLITGYESADGVTWTTVGSDTFAMGSTVLVGLAVSSHVTGVNATATFDNVTVTATAPPPPNVPPAVSITAPASGARFTAPAAVTVTAAASDSDGTVARVDFFAGSTAIGTATTAPYSVTWSGVPAGTYTITAIATDNASAQTTSSAVTITVDAAPPASTLPSGWSHADIGNTGAAGDAGAAGGTFTVKGAGADVWGTADAFQYAYRTLTGDGSIVARVATIENVNAWTKAGVMIRNSTSPSAAHAFMVVAASPLKGVPFQRRTADGGGSTSTAGSQSTAPRWVKLVRTGNVITGYESPDGVAWTAVSSDTFAMGQTVLIGLAVSSHVTGVNATATFDNVTVAAASAPPPPAPALPDGWTHADVGYTGVTGDATAANGTFTVTGGGADVWGTADALQYAYRTLTGDGTIVARVATIQNVHAWTKAGVMIRNSNSPSAAQAFMLVAASATKGVPFQRRTSDGNITVSTAGSQSTVPRWVKLVRAGNVITGYESPDGLTWTMVGSDTFAMGPTVLIGLGVSSHVSGVSATATFDNVTITPGG
- a CDS encoding rhomboid family intramembrane serine protease, which codes for MPTPLFALFVLAAAAIYFMTPEERTRLLRACIAALKNAAHAATHPAKPDDPFIDLLRTRTRWVVVTPLLVVVHVLVFMQMASAPGAISDPQTAIEWGANFAPRTTNNEWQRLIVSTFLHAGLLHLLATIAGLLLLGFVLERIVGRVTFAAIYAASGLAASVVSLWTTTPTAITLGPSGAIFGVYGLLLASLVWTIVERPPVPIPLPVVKACAAAAVPFFLYNGLTDHLSSTAELAGCATGLIGGLLTVRGLTREKPPLTRTAVLAAATAAVAIAAALPLRGITDFRPHIAQIASLEERTTTTYDQAVSEFRLGRLSAKRLAQLIDRTILPDLQGVKKRLSEVRGVPREQQPLVDAADAYLKLREQSWRRRADALLRSNLGMLREAERTERSALEAFQKIGSLSAAGAT
- a CDS encoding prolyl oligopeptidase family serine peptidase — its product is MVRLSAACLFAALLLTAAPARAQSTCDPDALQTSGSIYRICMPPPDQYNGMLVVWAHGFQDAGTPVSIPEDQLCIGDFCIPEVINGLGFGFATNSYRKTGMAIAQGKEDIIDLVSVFAAQKGQPQKVFLVGASEGGVITALALEQRPDIFSAGLAACGPVGNFPAQINYFGDARATFEVFFPGVIPGDPFNPDPDLLAIWPDYYEFVVKPIVMAPANRSRLDQWVRVARLPYDADDYLFTVEQSVEDALRYSVVNLLDAVATIGGFPFDNSKRYYTGSSSDVLLNLLVPRRAASPAALAAMNSPAYSTSGVLQRPLITLHTLRDQQVPYWHEQIYALKTLASGSYLTRHLNIPIDRFEHCNFTTDEVLASFAIMLFYDGLIAEVSGTGSFLTPSQLAAFEARTRAVGLLTRRAGTSLQLKLK
- a CDS encoding SagB family peptide dehydrogenase — its product is MPVRFRRSPFLVGYWKDARLLVHNYASGRAAAIGPDVWRTLDACAEWQTVQQLSGRLGVDPQRLRRLVRALTACSLLQRSDRPPDPRDAAMSALETWNPAAGFFHAATKQVRFLAPAAATAMANRRARERRMPPPTKRIRGAATVPLPSPDYAGAFPQVVLARRTWRRFGRAPISLEDVATTLALAVGVQHWVPTRFGRLPLKTSPSGGARHPIEAYLCARRVRGLRPGLYHYASDAHRLERIRGGDMTARLKAWMPRSRYFAQAAFVVVLTAVLERQVWRYPYARAYRAALAEAGHVCQTFCLAATWRGLAPFCLMGLNDPLIEQDLGIDGVSETVLYVAGAGTRPRGATWAPRVRGTLERRRNPAFG